CCACCACGGTCGCACCCGCCCTCGCCCCGACCGAACCCGCGCTGGAGCCCGCCGACCCGGCGGCCGAACCGGACTGGAACAAGGTCACCGACCAGGGCACGGTGGACCGCGCGGTGAGCGCCGCCGCGTCGGCCCCGGTCGCCGCCCGGTCCGCGGCCGGGGCCGCCCCGCCGCCCGCCGACGTCCCCCGGCACACCCGTGGGGAAGCGGCGGCCTCCCGCAAGCGCACGCTCATGGTCGTCGCGGCCGTGTTCGTCCTGCTGGTCGCCGCTGCCGCGACCACGCTGTTCGTCAGCATGAACCGTCCGGGCGACCCGGACGCCGGGCTGGCCGGGTCCAGCGAGGAGCAGCCCGCCGCCGGCGGTACCGAAGAGGAGGAACCGGCGGAGGGCGGTGAGGCCGAGGCCGGAGCCGGGGGCGGCGAGGACGGCTCCGAAGAGGAGGACCCGGAGGAGGAAGCGGAGGACGACGAGGACGACCGGTGGGACTTCCTCGTCCGCCACGAGGACTCCAGCGGTTTCGCCGTGGACGTGCCCGAGGGCTGGGAGATCGACCGCCAGAGGCACATGGTCTACTTCCGCAACCCGGATGGCGGCTACCTGCTGGTGGACCAGACCTCCAACCCGAACGACGACGCCGGTGACGACTGGCGCGACTTCGAGCCGACCGGCCGCCAGAACTTCTCCGGTTACTCGCTGATCGGCATCGAGGACGTGGACGCGGACTGGGCCGACGACTACGTCAGCGCCGCTGACTGGGAGTTCACTTTCAGTGGCCGGAGCGGCGAGATGCACGCCATCAACCGCGGCTTCCACACCGAGAACATCGGGTACGCGCTGTTCCTGGTCAGCGGTGAGGACCAGGACTACAACCACGACCTCCTCGACCGCATGGCGGAGTCCTTCGAACCCGCCGACTAGGTTCAGGGGTCACGTGCGGGTCCGGGCGGCGGGACGCCCCGGGCCTCCTGGCGTCCCTCAGAACACCGAGCAGCTGGTGATGTCGGTGAAGGCCTCCAGAGCCACCGCCGCCGACACCGAGTTGCCCTTGGGGCCCAGGCCCGGGCCCCACGCCGCCAGTGAGTAGTGGCCGGGCACGATCGCGAGCATCCCGCCGCCGACCCCGCTCTTGCACGGCAGGCCGATCCGGAACGCGAACTCGCCCGCCGAGTCGTAGGTGCCGCAGGTGAGCATCAGCGCCATGATGCGGCGGGCCTCACCGCGGCTGAGCAGGTCGGAGCCGTCGGCCCGCCGCCCGTGCCGGGCCAGCAGGAGCCCGGCCAGGGCCAGCTCCTCGCAGCTGACGGTGATCGAGCACTGCCGGAAGTAGTGGTCGAGGACCTCCGGCACCGGGTTGCGCATGTTGCCGAAGCTGGCCATCAGGTAGGCCAGGGACCGGTTGCGGTCCCCCGTGTCCCGCTCGGAGGCGGCGGTCACCGGGTCCGCGTCCAGCTCCGGGTTGCCGCTCTCCGTGCGCAGCAGGTCCCGCAGCGCGCCGAACGCGTCGCCGGTGTTGCTGAGCAGCTGGTCGGTGACCACGATCGCGCCCGGGTTGATGAACGGGTTGCGGGCGATGCCGTTCTCGAACTCCAGCTGGTACAGCGAGTTGAACGCGCTGCCCGAGGGCTCGCGGTGGACCCGTGTCCACACGTTGTGGTTCCTGCGGCTCATCACCAGCGCCAGGGTGAACACCTTGGTGATGCTCTGCATCGAGAACCGGGTGGTCGCGTCGCCCACCGAGTACACGCGGCCGTCGACGGCGGCCACCGCGAACCCGAACTGGTTCGGGTCCACCCCGCCCAGCTGCGGGATGTAGTCGGCGACGGTACCGGCCCCGATGTGCGGCCGGGTGTGCTCGGCGACCTGGGCCAGGACGTCCTGGTAGTAGTCGTCGCTCATCCCCGGCCGCCCCCGCCGAGGGAGGGTGCGGGCGCTGAGCGGGCGCCGTGGTTGAAGCCCCCGGCCTCGTCCTGGTCGAGCGAGGTCGCGGGCGGGTGCCTGCGCAGGTGCTCGATGCTGCGGACCAGGTCGTCCAGGAGCAGGTCGGCCATGTCGCGGCTGAACCCGTGCCGCACCAGCACACGCTGGACGACCTCGTCCTGGCGGTCGGCGGACAGGGGGTAGGCGGGCACGAGCCAGCCCCGGGTGCGCAGCCGGTCGGCGAGGTCGTAGGGAGTGAAGGGTTCGTCGCCGGTCATCCGCCAGGCCACGGCGCTGATGCCCCGGTCCGGGTCGCCGCCGTGGATGACCTCGAACGGCCCCATCGCGCTGATGCGTTCGGCCAGGTGCTGTGCGGTCTCGTACAGGGCCGAGTGCACGCGCCGGTAGCCCTCGCGGCCCAGCCGTACGAAGCCGTAGTACTGGGCGACGACCTGACCGCCGGGCCGGGAGAAGTTCAGGTTGAAGGTCGCCTCGTTCCCGCCCAGGTAGTCGACCCGGAAGACCAGGTCCTCGGGCAGGTCCTCCTCGGTGCGCCAGACCGCCCAGCCCGCGCCCAGCGGCGCGAGTCCGCTCTTGTGGCCGGAGGCGTTGATCGAGCGCACCCGCGGCAGCCGGAAGTCCCATACCAGGTCGGGGTTGACGAACGGGGCGACGAAGGCGCCGTTGGCCGCGTCCACGTGGATCCGGATGTCGTGGCCGGTGCGCTCCTGGAAGCGGTCGAGGGCATCCGAGATCCCCTTGACGTCCTCGAACAGCCCGGTGAAGGTCTGGCCGAAGTTGCAGACCACCATGACGGTGTTCTCGTCGCAGTGGCGCTCGATGTCGTCCGGGGTCAGGAAATACGTGTCACCGCTCAGCGGGACCTGCCGGATCTCGACGTCGAAGTAACGGGCGAACTTCTCCCAGCACACCTGGACGGGCCCGCAGACGAAGTTGGGCCGGTCAGCCGGCCTGCCCTCGGCGCGGCGCCGCTCGCGCCAGGCGAACTTGGCGGCCAGCCCGCCGAGCATGGCGGCCTCGCTGGACCCGGTGGTGGAGGTGCCCGCGGTCCCGGCCGGGTCGGGTGCGTGCCACAGGTCGGCGAGCATGCGCACGCAGCGCCGCTCCAGCTCCGCGGTCTGCGGGTACTCGTCCTTGTCGATCATGTTCTTGTCGAGTGACTCGTCCATCAGCTTGTGCACCTCGGGCTCGGCCCAGGTGGTGCAGAAGGTGGCGAGGTTCATCCGGGCGACGCCGTCGAGCATGAGCTCGTCGTGGACCAGCTGGTAGGCCAGGCGCGCCTCGGTGCCCCGGTCCGGGAAACCGGCCTTGGGGGCGCCGTGGCGCATCAGCTGTCCGGTGTAGACGTCGGCGTCGTTCCCGCTCTCGTGCCTGCCCATCGAAGCCCCCGCGCTCGTCGTCATGGTCCGGTCACGCCAAGTATGCGAGCTGTGGGCGGTCGGAACCGGGAAGGCCAGCGGGGGTCCGGCGTGTCCGGGACGACCGGCCGGGTCAGCCCTGAGCCTCGTCCAGGAGGTTCGCGTCGTGTACCAGCAGGGCGACCTGCACCCGGTTGTTGAGGTCCAGCTTGGTGAGGATGCTGGACACGTGGGTCTTGACGGTCGGCACGCTCAGGAACAGCCGCGCGGCGATGTCCGCGTTGGAGCGGCCCTGGCCGACCGCCACCGCCACCTCGGTCTCCCGGGCGTTCAGCACGGACAGCCGGTCGCGGGCCCGGCCCGCGCGCTCACTGTGGTCGGCGTGGGCGACCCGGTCCATCAGCCGCCGGGTCACGGCGGGGGACAGGACGGGGAAGCCCCGCGCCACCCGCCGGACCGACTCCACGATCTCCTCGGGCGGGGTGTCCTTGAGCAGGAACCCGGCCGCCCCCGCCCGCAGGGCGCGCAGCACGTGTTCGTCGGCGTCGAAGGTGGTGAGCACCAGCACCTCCGGCGGGTCGGGCAGGGCGCGCAGCCTCTCGGTGGCGGTCAGCCCGTCCACCGTGGGCATCCGGATGTCCATCAGGACGACGTCGGGCGAGTGCCGCTCGACCAGGTCCAGGACCGCGCCGCCGTCCTCGGCCTCGGCCAGCACGCGCACGTCCGGTGCGCCGCCCATCATCATCACCAGGCCGACCCGAACCAGGGCGTCGTCGTCGACGATCAGCACGCCGATCCGCCGCCCCGCGCCCTGCCCGGTGTCCCGCTCCGCTTCGCTCATGAGGGCCACGGTAGCCACGCCGACAGACTCCAGCCACCATCGGCGGTCCGGCCGTACTCCAGGCGGCCGG
This DNA window, taken from Nocardiopsis exhalans, encodes the following:
- a CDS encoding serine/threonine-protein kinase: MNSSEADPGRILVNRYRLDEIIGAGGMGRVWRGTDTLLGRTVAVKELTTPPNLPPHEVEVLRTRMIREARSAAQLSHPAIITVFDVAEEDGRPWIVMELVRGPSLGDVIKDDGVLDVRRAANIGEQMAAGLAEAHDRGIVHRDIKPGNVLIAGNDRAVLTDFGIAHLDGSTHLTSTGLLIGSPSYLAPEIAHGHSATSASDMWALGITLYQAVEGGLPFDRPTPMATLTAIVTQELPETPNAGALRPVLEALTEKRPEDRPSVLEVRTLLREIRDSGGAATTTVAPALAPTEPALEPADPAAEPDWNKVTDQGTVDRAVSAAASAPVAARSAAGAAPPPADVPRHTRGEAAASRKRTLMVVAAVFVLLVAAAATTLFVSMNRPGDPDAGLAGSSEEQPAAGGTEEEEPAEGGEAEAGAGGGEDGSEEEDPEEEAEDDEDDRWDFLVRHEDSSGFAVDVPEGWEIDRQRHMVYFRNPDGGYLLVDQTSNPNDDAGDDWRDFEPTGRQNFSGYSLIGIEDVDADWADDYVSAADWEFTFSGRSGEMHAINRGFHTENIGYALFLVSGEDQDYNHDLLDRMAESFEPAD
- a CDS encoding glutaminase produces the protein MSDDYYQDVLAQVAEHTRPHIGAGTVADYIPQLGGVDPNQFGFAVAAVDGRVYSVGDATTRFSMQSITKVFTLALVMSRRNHNVWTRVHREPSGSAFNSLYQLEFENGIARNPFINPGAIVVTDQLLSNTGDAFGALRDLLRTESGNPELDADPVTAASERDTGDRNRSLAYLMASFGNMRNPVPEVLDHYFRQCSITVSCEELALAGLLLARHGRRADGSDLLSRGEARRIMALMLTCGTYDSAGEFAFRIGLPCKSGVGGGMLAIVPGHYSLAAWGPGLGPKGNSVSAAVALEAFTDITSCSVF
- a CDS encoding glutamate decarboxylase, yielding MTTSAGASMGRHESGNDADVYTGQLMRHGAPKAGFPDRGTEARLAYQLVHDELMLDGVARMNLATFCTTWAEPEVHKLMDESLDKNMIDKDEYPQTAELERRCVRMLADLWHAPDPAGTAGTSTTGSSEAAMLGGLAAKFAWRERRRAEGRPADRPNFVCGPVQVCWEKFARYFDVEIRQVPLSGDTYFLTPDDIERHCDENTVMVVCNFGQTFTGLFEDVKGISDALDRFQERTGHDIRIHVDAANGAFVAPFVNPDLVWDFRLPRVRSINASGHKSGLAPLGAGWAVWRTEEDLPEDLVFRVDYLGGNEATFNLNFSRPGGQVVAQYYGFVRLGREGYRRVHSALYETAQHLAERISAMGPFEVIHGGDPDRGISAVAWRMTGDEPFTPYDLADRLRTRGWLVPAYPLSADRQDEVVQRVLVRHGFSRDMADLLLDDLVRSIEHLRRHPPATSLDQDEAGGFNHGARSAPAPSLGGGGRG
- a CDS encoding response regulator transcription factor, translating into MSEAERDTGQGAGRRIGVLIVDDDALVRVGLVMMMGGAPDVRVLAEAEDGGAVLDLVERHSPDVVLMDIRMPTVDGLTATERLRALPDPPEVLVLTTFDADEHVLRALRAGAAGFLLKDTPPEEIVESVRRVARGFPVLSPAVTRRLMDRVAHADHSERAGRARDRLSVLNARETEVAVAVGQGRSNADIAARLFLSVPTVKTHVSSILTKLDLNNRVQVALLVHDANLLDEAQG